One stretch of Anaerobranca californiensis DSM 14826 DNA includes these proteins:
- the hcp gene encoding hydroxylamine reductase has protein sequence MFCYQCQEAAKGTGCSIRGVCGKTDVVANSQDLLIYTVKGLSKLNLIAKENGIEKEEIDKFIMESLFITVTNVNFDDNVIYEKVLEGIKIREELKVELQNKGVDLSKETHDAINFIVDRENVEKKREEVSILKTENEDIRSLRELITYGVKGMAAYANHAYVLKYADKEISRFMEKALAATLDDSLSVDELVALTLETGKYAVEVMALLDKANTSTYGNPEITKVNIGVRNNPGILISGHDLKDLEQLLEQTKGTGVDVYTHGEMLPAHYYPAFKKYDHFVGNYGNAWWLQDKEFETFNGPILMTTNCLVPPKDSYKDRVYTTGVVGFPNVKHISEDETGNKDFSQIIEHAKRCSAPTQIEEGEIVGGFAHNQVLQLADKVVEAVKTGAIKKFFVMAGCDGRMKSREYYTEFAKKLPKDTVILTAGCAKYRYNKLEFGDIAGIPRVLDAGQCNDSYSLAVIALKLKEVFELNDINELPIAYNIAWYEQKAVTVLLALLYLGVKNIHLGPTLPAFLSPNVANVLVETFGIGGITNVDDDLKMFLG, from the coding sequence ATGTTTTGTTATCAGTGTCAAGAGGCAGCAAAGGGAACAGGTTGTAGCATAAGGGGTGTATGTGGGAAAACAGATGTTGTAGCTAACAGTCAAGATTTACTTATATACACAGTAAAGGGATTGTCTAAGTTAAACCTAATTGCTAAGGAAAATGGAATTGAAAAAGAAGAGATAGATAAGTTTATAATGGAAAGTTTATTTATTACCGTTACAAACGTTAATTTTGATGATAACGTTATCTATGAAAAGGTCTTAGAAGGAATTAAAATTAGAGAAGAATTAAAGGTAGAATTACAAAATAAAGGTGTAGATTTATCAAAAGAAACCCATGATGCAATAAATTTTATTGTAGATCGTGAAAATGTTGAAAAGAAGAGGGAAGAAGTTTCTATTTTAAAAACAGAAAATGAAGATATAAGATCATTAAGGGAATTAATAACTTATGGTGTTAAGGGAATGGCTGCATATGCAAACCATGCCTATGTTTTAAAATATGCTGACAAAGAAATCTCTAGGTTTATGGAAAAGGCATTAGCGGCGACATTAGATGACAGTCTAAGTGTAGATGAACTTGTTGCTTTAACACTAGAGACGGGTAAATATGCAGTAGAGGTTATGGCATTATTGGATAAAGCTAACACATCAACATATGGAAACCCTGAAATAACAAAGGTAAACATAGGTGTAAGAAATAATCCAGGGATATTAATTAGTGGCCATGATCTCAAGGATCTAGAACAGCTCCTTGAACAAACAAAGGGAACTGGGGTAGATGTTTATACCCATGGGGAAATGTTGCCAGCCCATTATTACCCAGCATTTAAGAAATATGATCACTTTGTAGGAAATTATGGAAATGCATGGTGGCTGCAGGATAAGGAATTTGAAACATTTAATGGACCAATTTTAATGACGACAAACTGTTTAGTTCCTCCAAAGGATTCCTATAAAGACAGGGTTTACACAACTGGTGTGGTCGGTTTCCCTAATGTTAAACATATATCAGAAGATGAAACTGGAAATAAAGATTTTAGCCAAATAATAGAACACGCTAAAAGATGCAGTGCTCCTACACAAATTGAAGAAGGAGAAATAGTTGGAGGATTTGCCCATAATCAAGTATTGCAACTAGCAGACAAAGTGGTTGAAGCTGTAAAAACAGGAGCTATTAAAAAGTTTTTTGTTATGGCCGGTTGTGATGGAAGGATGAAATCAAGGGAATATTATACTGAATTTGCAAAAAAACTTCCAAAGGATACAGTAATTTTAACAGCAGGGTGTGCTAAATATAGATATAACAAGTTAGAATTTGGCGATATAGCTGGGATTCCAAGGGTGTTAGATGCAGGGCAGTGTAATGATTCATACTCACTGGCAGTAATCGCTCTAAAGCTTAAAGAAGTATTTGAATTAAATGATATAAATGAATTGCCAATTGCATATAATATTGCCTGGTATGAACAAAAGGCTGTAACAGTATTACTAGCATTACTATATTTAGGAGTTAAAAACATTCATCTAGGGCCAACTCTACCGGCATTCCTTTCACCAAATGTTGCAAATGTACTTGTTGAAACATTCGGCATTGGTGGAATAACTAATGTTGATGATGATTTAAAAATGTTTTTAGGATAA
- a CDS encoding lysophospholipid acyltransferase family protein, with amino-acid sequence MLKSIIIALYVVILLILSLPYLLAVKLCKFLGFKNIHYRLINLFITFFCRSAFCLAGVKVEVEGLENLPEGNMLYVGNHQSIVDIPVMLGYVPGIKGFIAKKETKKLPIINWWMEEINCVFLDRHNIRQGIKDMAKAKELLEEGKTLVIYPEGTRSKGDQMGEFKKGSLKIGVQGGVPIVPVAISGSYKIFEENRKIKKGQVKLKIGQPIFIEDLSEEEKKDISQIAYQRVKELLEN; translated from the coding sequence TTGCTTAAAAGTATAATTATAGCTTTGTATGTAGTAATATTACTGATTTTATCCCTTCCATATCTTTTAGCAGTAAAGTTATGTAAATTTTTAGGCTTTAAAAATATTCATTACCGTCTTATAAACCTTTTTATAACCTTTTTTTGCCGCTCTGCCTTTTGCTTAGCAGGGGTTAAAGTAGAAGTAGAAGGTCTTGAAAATCTGCCAGAAGGGAACATGTTATATGTCGGAAATCACCAAAGTATAGTAGATATCCCTGTCATGTTAGGATATGTTCCAGGGATAAAAGGTTTCATTGCAAAAAAGGAGACAAAGAAATTACCAATAATTAATTGGTGGATGGAAGAAATAAACTGTGTTTTTTTAGACCGGCATAATATTCGCCAAGGTATAAAGGATATGGCAAAGGCAAAGGAATTATTAGAGGAAGGGAAAACTCTAGTAATATATCCTGAAGGCACTCGAAGTAAAGGTGACCAAATGGGTGAATTTAAAAAAGGCAGTTTAAAAATAGGGGTTCAAGGGGGGGTACCAATTGTACCGGTGGCCATCTCTGGTTCTTATAAAATATTCGAAGAAAATAGAAAGATAAAAAAAGGTCAAGTGAAATTAAAGATTGGTCAGCCTATTTTTATTGAAGATTTGAGTGAGGAAGAGAAGAAAGATATTTCCCAAATAGCCTATCAAAGGGTAAAAGAGCTTTTAGAAAATTAA